One part of the Candida albicans SC5314 chromosome R, complete sequence genome encodes these proteins:
- the KAR4 gene encoding Kar4p (Transcription factor; required for gene regulation in response to pheromones; ortholog of S. cerevisiae Kar4; role in karyogamy; opaque-specific, a-specific; induced by alpha factor) — translation MYTYNKFGSRASSSTSSTNNTISSSNYATRTSSRTTETNEKNNLVKIKKETVDYCNHYVHTGEPGVKFIRNVKNPLEGYPKLAKLHHLKRLQIKKHTSQAYGVRCTTGEIVPTLNRWIENYNIRFDVIMIGALVENQFILPILNSIPIHRLCSKPGFLFIWSTTQKIQELTRLLNNDNFNKRFRRSEELIFLPIDDKSPYYPHDSGATEVIPLFERQQWHCWMCITGTVRRSTDNHLIHCNIDTDLQIESPSDKTKQKSTYNAVPEAIYRVAENFSNSNRRLHLVPSKLGYSTPIRLRAGWVIMGPDVLINNFDPVKYNEELYAKSMIKYKPNNGIAANTNTTTTTQFLVPQTNEIEDLRPKSPIISTK, via the coding sequence ATGTATACTTACAATAAGTTTGGGTCTCGGGCCTCTTCATCGACATCAAGCACAAACAACACCATCTCCTCGAGCAACTATGCTACTCGAACATCTTCCAGAACAACTGAGACAAATGAGAAGAATAACTTagtcaaaataaaaaaagaaactgtGGATTATTGCAACCATTATGTTCATACTGGTGAGCCGGGAGTCAAATTTATTAGGAATGTCAAAAACCCATTAGAAGGATACCCCAAATTAGCAAAATTGCATCATTTGAAACGTCTTCAAATTAAAAAGCACACATCTCAAGCTTATGGTGTCAGATGCACCACTGGTGAAATAGTACCCACATTAAATCGATGGATAGAGAATTACAATATCCGCTTTGATGTCATTATGATTGGTGCTCTAGTCGagaatcaattcattttacCAATATTGAATAGCATTCCAATTCATCGGTTGTGCTCAAAACCCGGGTTTCTTTTCATCTGGTCAACAACTCAGAAGATTCAAGAATTGACGAGACTATTGAATAAtgacaatttcaataaaagaTTTAGGAGGTCAGAAGAGTTGATCTTTTTGCCGATAGATGATAAATCACCATATTATCCGCACGACTCTGGTGCTACAGAGGTAATTCCATTATTTGAAAGACAACAATGGCATTGCTGGATGTGTATTACAGGTACTGTGAGAAGGTCCACAGATaatcatttgattcattgCAACATTGATACTGACTTGCAAATTGAGTCTCCAAGTGACAAAACAAAGCAAAAGTCGACATACAATGCTGTTCCAGAAGCTATATACAGAGTTGCAGAAAACTTTTCCAACTCCAACAGGAGATTACATTTGGTCCCATCCAAATTGGGATATTCGACTCCTATCAGATTACGTGCTGGGTGGGTTATTATGGGACCTGATGTCTTGATCAATAATTTCGACCCAGTCAAATACAATGAGGAATTGTACGCAAAATCAATGATCAAATACAAGCCTAATAATGGCATTGCTGCTAATACaaatacaacaactacCACTCAATTCCTAGTCCCACAAACAAATGAGATCGAAGACTTGAGACCTAAAAGTCCAATCATCTCTACTAAGTAA
- a CDS encoding uncharacterized protein (Protein of unknown function; induced by alpha pheromone in SpiderM medium), whose translation MFIKQNDSIHEKNTHKFQIDYFLERLKIHIAEYVEVSLQKHVSSIQEKQNTDKLCLKLEELSKRIEEQESGYNDVVLRMIETNVYMMLATIQTTDYNLFNQLTIYFKKLITYTLQEDCLYTVNQVGEIFGCHLHGFTKYPLLVAFQLPYINRLIANIIRICKKYPIILQIWILPDGDSDFAKLFQSLPNNTRLPMYQIIKNFLVVDSPLDQTVNVVELISLTKVSNCLDNWFLQNKDLVNLLSNKCSNSIFQMENIDSRFHNVTEFAKYFKMFCLIVENCTPQIAQTYYNFFETQVLNVVLHNEIRHQHQLAFSVLQTIAEITTIKTMERVFDNECFTSWIKIVFEEVENLPNLFISLSNLFSKHEEILVKLMATKIKPSDEPYSIEDLRLKAMKVCKRDTTEISSFMATTLKHQFKDL comes from the exons ATGTTTATAAAGCAAAATGACTCAATTCATGAAAAGAATACACATAAATTTCAGATTGACTATTTCTTAGAACGTCTTAAAATTCATATTGCAGAATATGTGGAAGTG AGCTTACAAAAACATGTCTCTTCTATACAAGAAAAGCAAAACACTGATAAGctttgtttgaaattagaaGAGCTATCAAAACGGATCGAGGAGCAAGAGAGTGGGTACAATGATGTGGTGCTTAGAATGATTGAAACTAATGTTTACATGATGCTAGCAACAATACAAACCACAGACtacaatttattcaatcaGCTAACAATTTACTTTAAAAAGCTTATTACTTATACATTACAGGAAGATTGTCTCTATACCGTTAATCAAGTTGGAGAAATTTTTGGATGCCATTTGCATGGTTTTACCAAATATCCTCTTTTAGTGGCATTTCAACTCCCATATATTAACAGGCTAATTGCAAATATAATCAGAATTTGTAAAAAATATCCAATTATATTACAGATTTGGATATTGCCAGATGGTGATTCCGATTTCGcaaaattgtttcaatcGTTGCCCAACAACACTAGATTGCCAATGTATCagataattaaaaattttctaGTTGTTGATTCTCCTCTAGACCAAACAGTGAATGTGGTTGAGCTAATTTCTTTAACAAAAGTTTCGAATTGTCTAGACAACTGGTTTTTACAGAATAAAGATTTGGTGAATTTACTAAGTAATAAATGCTCCAATAgcatttttcaaatggaGAACATAGATTCCAGGTTTCATAATGTTACTGAATTTGCAAAGTATTTTAAGATGTTTTGTctaattgttgaaaactGTACACCTCAAATTGCACAAacatattataatttttttgaaacacAGGTATTAAATGTTGTTCTACATAATGAGATAcgtcatcaacatcaacttGCTTTTTCGGTCTTACAAACTATTGCTGAGATAACAACCATCAAAACTATGGAAAGGgtttttgataatgaatgTTTCACTAGCTGGATTAAAATTGTGTTTGAAGAAGTGGAAAATCTACCAAATTTGTTCATTTCACTAAGCAATTTATTTAGCAAACATGAAGAAATATTAGTGAAATTAATGGCTACAAAAATCAAGCCAAGTGATGAACCCTATTCAATCGAAGACTTACGTTTGAAGGCAATGAAGGTCTGCAAAAGAGATACTACAGAAATTAGTTCTTTTATGGCCACCACACTAAAGCATCAATTCAAGGACTTG
- the GEF2 gene encoding Gef2p (Member of the voltage chloride channel family; Hap43p-repressed gene), with protein sequence MRSRFFGKVHDTFISIRIFYNDFTTIDWTKAYLKGNQFNYSIEKKQWIGDDSVNDGQAIPFLHRAYYTLGKWFLILIIAFFFSIIAFCIDKVEILLVGFKHGYCRSNWFASQISCCIDNPKKLNVFKSGYVTNNTCDNWVSWNKFFHEHWLNTMRFDFIIYVVLTILLAMFACLITLSTKITGGSIPEDQSNHGKEIHADDNENATNQGRSVSVKPRVIYTATGSGVPEVKTILSGFVIRRFLGTYTLIAKTVALVFAIASGMSLGKEGPYVHLATCVGNITSRFFPFIYENDFFEKQILSASASAGVALAFGSPLGGVLFILEEINNYLPSNQLFQIFFCAIISTLFLKFLNPYGTGKTVLFELEYFSDWSPMELIFFVVIGIMGGVFGASFIKFSQWWAKKFRSNKHIKTHPIFEVFLVAAVTGIISFWNPYTKQASAELVLDLATPCSGGELDRSLCPQTEKQLLNELASLLFAFVVKVFLTFITFGLKLPCGIYVPSMVCGALFGRIFALFIRWLEFLSRKSSSSSSAFSTLSLPAPPLEFGLLCSSAGPHCVDMGIYAMISAGAFMAGVTRMNITLVTILFELTSSYTYVLPISIAIAVANWSGGLLEKNSLYESLLISNDYPFMAPETEPIDPYVSAGDIINQDSVPTTRISRHIPPDRQLYIDVSDSGYVPVSTLESKLQMLADRCLLDGCIALIKNQLCVGLLFFSELEICLDQIRAFTLKHDVKEELYCNLFDDDDGDGGGVDNKSLSKSRAMHNDKVVKNILNQSLDYFNYGAINEDEYLEMKSSIDVLTNLTNFVDRVPMFINYDTELCFAHLIFDRIGNRVIVLIKDGKYYGVLHKKVLIDYLRRTE encoded by the coding sequence ATGAGGAGTCGATTCTTTGGGAAAGTACATGACActtttatttcaataagAATTTTTTATAATGATTTCACAACTATTGATTGGACAAAAGCTTATCTCAAGGggaatcaatttaattattcaattgagaAAAAACAATGGATTGGTGATGATTCCGTTAATGATGGTCAAGCAATCCCTTTTCTTCATAGAGCTTATTATACCTTGGGTAAATGGTTTcttattttaattattgcattctttttttccattATAGCATTTTGCATAGATAAAGTAGAAATTCTACTTGTTGGTTTCAAGCATGGATATTGTCGATCTAATTGGTTTGCTAGtcaaatttcttgttgtatCGATAATcccaaaaaattgaatgtaTTTAAAAGTGGATATGTGACAAATAATACTTGTGACAATTGGGTGAGTTGGAATAAGTTTTTCCATGAACACTGGTTAAATACAATGcgatttgatttcataaTTTACGTTGTGTTGACGATTCTTTTGGCAATGTTTGCTTGTCTCATTACATTGTCGACAAAAATAACTGGTGGATCAATTCCTGAAGATCAATCAAACCATGGCAAAGAAATACATgctgatgataatgaaaatgcCACCAACCAAGGAAGATCTGTTTCTGTCAAGCCTAGAGTAATCTATACAGCAACAGGGTCTGGAGTTCCTGAAgtgaaaacaattttatcaGGATTTGTAATACGTCGATTCTTGGGGACATACACTTTGATAGCTAAAACAGTAGCATTAGTTTTTGCTATTGCACTGGGTATGTCATTAGGAAAAGAAGGACCTTATGTTCATTTGGCAACTTGTGTCGGGAATATAACTTCGAGATTTTTCCCCTTTatttatgaaaatgatttttttgaaaaacagATTTTATCTGCTAGTGCATCTGCCGGGGTAGCTTTGGCATTTGGATCTCCCTTGGGTGGGgttttatttattcttgaagaaattaataattacCTACCATCTAATCAATTGttccaaattttcttttgtgcAATAATTTCAACATTGTTCTTAAAATTCTTGAACCCTTATGGAACTGGGAAAACAgtattgtttgaattggaATATTTTTCAGATTGGAGTCCTAtggaattgatttttttcgTTGTTATTGGAATCATGGGTGGAGTCTTTGGTGCCAGTTTTATCAAGTTTTCTCAATGGTGGGccaaaaaatttagatCAAATAAACACATCAAAACCCATCCTATTTTTGAAGTTTTCCTTGTTGCAGCAGTAACTGgtataatttcattttggAACCCTTATACGAAGCAAGCCTCGGCAGAATTGGTATTAGACTTAGCAACACCATGTAGTGGAGGAGAATTAGATCGGTCATTGTGTCCACAGACagaaaaacaattgttAAACGAGTTGGCGTCACTTTTATTTGCATTTGTTGTTAAAGTATTTTTAACATTTATAACATTTGGGTTGAAATTACCTTGTGGGATTTATGTTCCTTCAATGGTTTGTGGAGCATTATTTGGTAGAATTTTTGCATTGTTTATTAGATGGTTAGAGTTTTTATCCAGGAAatcatcgtcatcgtcCTCCGCTTTCTCCACACTTTCACTTCCAGCCCCACCATTGGAATTTGGCCTTTTATGTTCATCTGCAGGTCCTCATTGTGTTGATATGGGCATTTATGCTATGATTTCTGCAGGTGCGTTTATGGCAGGTGTTACCAGAATGAATATAACATTGGTAacaattttgtttgaattaACTTCATCTTATACTTATGTTttaccaatttcaatagCTATAGCTGTGGCAAATTGGTCAGGTGGATTATTGGAGAAAAACTCACTTTatgaatcattattaattagTAATGATTATCCATTTATGGCACCAGAAACTGAACCCATAGATCCATATGTATCAGCTGGTGATATAATTAATCAAGATTCTGTTCCCACAACACGGATTTCACGACATATACCTCCAGATAGACAATTATATATTGATGTTAGTGATTCCGGTTATGTTCCTGTTTCTACATTAGAGTCTAAACTTCAAATGTTGGCAGATAGATGTTTACTTGATGGATGTATTGCCTTgatcaaaaatcaattatgtGTTGGAttacttttctttctgGAATTGGAAATATGTCTAGATCAAATTAGAGCATTTACATTGAAACACGATGTGAAAGAAGAACTTTATTGTAACTtgtttgatgatgatgatggtgatggcGGTGGTGTAGATAATAAAAGTCTTTCTAAATCCCGTGCTATGCATAATGACAAAGTggttaaaaatattttgaatcaaagtttagattatttcaattatgGGGcaattaatgaagatgaatatTTAGAAATGAAATCTTCCATTGATGTGTTAAcaaatttaacaaattttgttgatcGTGTACCAatgtttatcaattatgATACCGAATTATGTTTTGCTCATTTGATTTTCGATAGAATCGGGAATAGAGTGATTGTTTTGATCAAAGATGGCAAATATTATGGTGTCTTACATAAAAAAGTACTTATTGACTACCTTAGAAGAACTGAATAA
- the IDP2 gene encoding isocitrate dehydrogenase (NADP(+)) (Isocitrate dehydrogenase; white-opaque switch regulated; morphology-regulation by Ssn6; protein in exponential and stationary phase yeast; Hap43-repressed; Spider biofilm repressed by Bcr1, Tec1, Ndt80, Rob1, Brg1; Spider biofilm induced): MGEIQKIKVKNPIVEMDGDEMTRIIWQFIKDKLITPYLDVDLKYYDLGIEYRDQTDDKVTTDAANAILKYGVGVKCATITPDEARVKEFNLKKMWLSPNGTLRNILGGTVFREPIVIDNIPRIVPSWEKPIIIGRHAFGDQYKATDIVVPGAGELKLVFKPKDGGEIQEYPVYNFEGPGVGLSMYNTDASIQDFAESSFQLAIERKLNLFSSTKNTILKKYDGRFKDIFEGLYASKYKTKMDELGIWYEHRLIDDMVAQMLKSKGGYIIAMKNYDGDVQSDIVAQGFGSLGLMTSVLVTPDGKAFESEAAHGTVTRHYRQHQQGKETSTNSIASIYAWTRGLIQRGKLDETPEVVKFAEDLEKAIIDTVGKDNIMTKDLALTQGKTDRSSYVTTEEFIDAVANRLNKNLGYA, from the coding sequence ATGGgtgaaattcaaaaaatcaaagttAAAAATCCTATTGTTGAAATGGATGGGGATGAAATGACTCGTATCATTTGGCAATTCATTaaagataaattaattactCCTTATTTGGATGTCgatttgaaatattatgATTTGGGTATTGAATATAGAGATCAAACCGATGATAAAGTCACCACTGATGCTGCCAATGccattttgaaatatgGTGTTGGTGTCAAATGTGCCACTATTACCCCCGATGAAGCTAGAGTTAAAgaatttaatttgaaaaaaatgtgGCTTTCACCAAATGGTACTTTAAGAAATATTCTTGGTGGTACTGTTTTTAGAGAACCAATTGtcattgataatattcCAAGAATTGTTCCAAGTTGGGAAAAaccaattattattggtagACACGCTTTTGGTGATCAATATAAAGCCACCGATATTGTTGTTCCTGGTGCTGGTGAATTAAAATTGGTTTTCAAACCAAAAGATGGTGGAGAAATCCAAGAATATCCtgtttataattttgaagGCCCAGGTGTTGGTTTAAGTATGTATAATACTGATGCTTCTATTCAAGATTTTGCTGAAAGTTCATTTCAATTGGCCATTGAACGTAAATTGAACTTATTTTCATCTACTAAAAACACcattttgaagaaatatgATGGTAGATTTAAAGATATTTTCGAAGGATTATATGCCAGTAAATACAAGACTAAAATGGATGAATTGGGCATTTGGTACGAACAtagattaattgatgatatggTTGCCCAAATGTTGAAATCTAAAGGTGGATATATCATTGCTATGAAGAATTACGATGGTGATGTTCAATCAGACATTGTTGCTCAAGGTTTTGGATCTTTGGGTTTGATGACCTCAGTGTTGGTTACTCCAGATGGTAAAGCATTTGAATCTGAAGCTGCTCACGGTACTGTCACTAGACATTATagacaacatcaacaagGTAAAGAAACATCAACTAACTCAATTGCATCTATATATGCTTGGACTAGAGGTTTGATTCAAAGAGGTAAATTAGATGAAACTCCGGAAGTTGTCAAATTTGCTgaagatttggaaaaagCCATTATTGATACTGTTGGTAAAGATAACATAATGACCAAAGATTTGGCTTTGACCCAAGGTAAAACCGATAGATCTTCATATGTTACCACCGAAGAATTCATTGATGCCGTTGCTAATagattaaacaaaaacttaGGCTACGCATAA
- the ERG25 gene encoding methylsterol monooxygenase (Putative C-4 methyl sterol oxidase; C4-demethylation of ergosterol biosynthesis intermediates, based on similarity to S. cerevisiae Erg25; fluconazole-induced; induced in azole-resistant strain; rat catheter and Spider biofilm induced) yields the protein MSSISNVYHDYSSFSNATTFSQVYQNFNQLDNLNVFEKLWGSYYYYMANDLFATGLLFFLTHEIFYFGRCLPWAIIDRIPYFRKWKIQDEKIPSDKEQWECLKSVLTSHFLVEAFPIWFFHPLCQKIGISYQVPFPKITDMLIQWAVFFVLEDTWHYWFHRGLHYGVFYKYIHKQHHRYAAPFGLAAEYAHPVEVALLGLGTVGIPIVWCLITGNLHLFTVSIWIILRLFQAVDAHSGYEFPWSLHNFLPFWAGADHHDEHHHYFIGGYSSSFRWWDFILDTEAGPKAKKGREDKVKQNVEKLQKKNL from the coding sequence ATGTCTTCCATTAGTAATGTTTATCATGACTATTCGAGTTTTCTGAATGCAACTACTTTTTCCCaagtttatcaaaatttcaatcaattagataatttaaatgtttttgaaaaattatgggggtcatattattattatatggccaatgatttatttgctactggattattattttttttaactcatgaaattttttattttggtAGATGTTTACCATGGGCTATAATTGATAGAATTCCTTATTTTagaaaatggaaaattCAAGATGAAAAAATCCCTAGTGATAAAGAACAATGGGAATGTCTTAAATCAGTTTTAACGTCTCATTTCTTAGTTGAAGCTTTCCCAATTTGGTTTTTCCATCCATTATGtcaaaaaattggtatTAGTTATCAAGTACCATTCCCTAAAATTACTGATATGTTGATTCAATGGGCagtattttttgttttggaaGATACTTGGCATTATTGGTTTCATAGAGGATTACATTATGGGGTTTTctataaatatattcataAACAACATCATAGATATGCTGCTCCATTTGGATTGGCAGCGGAATATGCTCATCCAGTTGAAGTTGCCTTATTAGGATTGGGTACTGTTGGTATTCCGATTGTTTGGTGTCTTATCACTGGTAACTTGCATCTTTTCACAGTTTCCATTTGGATCATTTTAAGATTATTCCAAGCCGTTGATGCTCATTCCGGTTATGAATTCCCTTGGTCTTTACATAATTTCTTGCCATTTTGGGCTGGTGCTGATCATCATGATgaacatcatcattatttcaTTGGTGGATACTCTTCATCTTTTAGATGGTGGGATTTCATTTTGGATACCGAAGCTGGTCCAAAAGCTAAAAAGGGTAGAGAAGACAAAGTCAAacaaaatgttgaaaaattacaaaagaagaacttatag
- a CDS encoding uncharacterized protein (Protein similar to S. cerevisiae Kre27p, which has a role in resistance to killer toxin; predicted Kex2p substrate) yields the protein MSSSTHQYILYFVGTLLLVHSGYSSFEFHKISTHYHTDYRLPPLDIILESVIGILLLVIGSIVSIQNQPFLSIAYDKHNMIIKNDSKYLRFIEMKDAVQLSEKIGITDYEEYNSRASFIDINQKRKEYNDWLEKE from the coding sequence ATGTCTTCAAGTACACATCAATATATCCTATATTTTGTTGGTACACTCTTATTAGTCCATTCTGGTTATTCATCATTTGAATTCCATAAAATTTCCACTCATTATCATACAGATTATCGATTGCCTCCGTTGGATATAATACTAGAATCAGTAATTGGAATACTCTTATTAGTTATTGGATCAATTGTATCTATTCAGAATCAACCATTTTTATCTATTGCTTATGACAAACATAATatgattattaaaaatgattCTAAATATTTgagatttattgaaatgaAAGATGCTGTACAATTGagtgaaaaaattggtatCACTGATTATGAAGAATATAATAGTAGAGCTTCTTTTATAGATATTAAtcagaaaagaaaagaatataatGATTGGcttgaaaaagaatga